CCTCAGTCGGATCTTACTGTAGATGAGTGTCAGGAAACCTTGAGAACAGTTTTTGTTGATGTGATGAACATGCCATCGAAAAGCATCTTGATTTGCTACACAGATTTAATGAAAAATTCGTGCTGTTAAGGTTAAAGATACAGAGGGCTCATCATCAGATGGAGTTGAAGAATCTGAAAGCCCTGCTGATGAAGAAGACACTGGTTTGAGTGATGGTGATGACGAAAATGATAATGATGAAGACTTGAAAGCTGATGCAGAGAAGAGGAAACAGCGAGAGAAAGATGAGATGGAGTATGATGATGATACTGAATACGAAGAGGGAATGGATAATGGATCAGAACATGAGACCAAAGTTTAACGTCATAGCGAGGATGATCCAGCTGAGTCAGGTGATGATTTGCAAGAGGCTGTTTCTGCTACTTAGAAAGCTGTGCTAAATAGGTTGAGCTTATGTTAGTTTTTGAAAAGCCGATAAGTTGGTTTttgatgaaatgaactaaaagctgataagaTCGCTGAGAGTGACTTTTCTAAAAAGCTATGTGTTGAGAGCCAAAAATTAAAGCTATAAGCTAACAACTTTTTTAGAAGTcataaatagtttttttaaaaaatagtttttttaatgaaaGTAAGTTTCAGCTGTGCCAAACAAGGATAAGATCTCAAAGTCTGAGATGGCTTCGGTGGATGCTGCTAACAAGGGGAAAATTCAAAAGATAAGCACAAGAGAGCTAAACTCCAAGCGGTAAATCAAACTGATGAGAAATCAGATGGGCAAAAACAGGATCACATACCACAGAAGCTCAGGAAAAAGTCGAAACCGACTGTCTATGTTGAAGCCACAGATTTGGATTGTGAGATTCAATATGCCTTTCAGGATGAACCTCATATTTTACTAGCTCAGGTAAAAGTCTTCGTAAACAGGAcaaattatgttttttttttttgctgagaCTAATTAAACTCAATATATATCCTTCCAAGGCATCTACTTATCGGACTGTGTAACTTAACGGGGATCGTATATCTGTTCCTGCCAAAACTGTATTCTATACATGCACTAATGAACTAGTTTTAATGGATGTTTTAATTTTCTTGCTTAGATTTCCTAAAAGACAGCTAGAACCATTTCTGTCAAGGCCTACGACAATATCGACATATCAGGATGATCCCTAATAATAATTCGGGGTATATCAGGTGATGTGTGTGTTGATTCAGGTTTTCTAATCACATGTATTAACTTAGACTTGAGAACACTGATGTTTATTTAGGTTTAGATCTCTTTTAGAATAATAACTATAATTATGTGTATTGTCGTATAAAATATGTGAACTTGTTACAtaatatcttcttctttttacaAACCCGATCTTGACCTCTTTGTATACTAGGGGAAAGATGTACGAACAATCAAACAGTATCTAACTCTATGATAGATCGGCCTATAATAGAGTCAACTATCTACATTATGAAGTTGGATAGTCATGTTTACTCTGCTCGACTAGGGGAAAGATGTACGAACAATCAAACAGTGTCAAACTCTATGATAGACCGGCCTATAATAGAGTCAACTACCTACATTATGAAGTTGGATAGTCATGTTTACTCTGCTCTGATCATCATACGTGTTTCGTATCATCATCGAATGTCATCATGCTCACCCGTACGATTATCTCGTGACATTAAATCCTATAGGATGGGGTATTGCAATGTCACACCGTCCTATAACTATGTCATATCGAAAGTAGATGTCTGGAAAAGGAAAACAACACTCAAATATGCAACATTAAACGAGACTTAATCAGATAGTGGATATCTGCGATCAGCAAGGGCTAGTTGTAGGATCCTGCTGCACGATCAGAGGGTTGGTCGCGCAAGCTTCGTCCTGATCGTATGATGTGATCGTGATCTTGATAATACTTGCTGTATATTGACACTCGATGACGTGAGATCCATCGCACAAGATATCTCCTTACCTATTACACATGTAGGGTATAttttacctattacaccgacacAACTAATATACAGTTGTTGAGCCAGAGAAGAAAGGTAGCCCTAGAACTTTGAAGTATTCTGGGGTCCAGAGGAATACCTCAGCATCAACGAGGTCAAATCAAACGATACACACGCAATGCTGAAGCCATACGGGGTGGAGGCCTGCATTTGGCGCACGACTGGTCATCCTGCCTACTGTACTTCTATAGTCAACAAAATTTTGAAGTTGcccatagcaaaaaaaaaaaaaaaaaaaaaaaaagaagaagaaagaaagaaagaaaaagtgggtacttTTGTTTATGGTTGCTTACTTGTAGGGTATGCTGCTTCAGAAGGAGCAGCATGCCTTTTTTCAGATAAATCTATGTCACTGAAAAACTGCTGATATATGATATAAAGGTGGAATTGCTATGATCTGATTCGAcattttaattttgcaaagGACCCACCTTGTAGCCAGTGCCGTGTTTAGTTGATATTTTGATCGCAATGGATTCAGGTCGCCACTTTTCTCATTGCGGTTGTGTCGTGCAAATGACGGGTGGTCAGACACCTGAATCTCATTGTTAAATGTGTTGACTGAGTAGCAGCTGTAGGGCGCAAATTATTTGTGTTAGCAGCAGAGCGTCGGCCCTGGCAGCATGAGTCACCGGTCTCGGCTTCCTCGCTGTGCCGCTCGTGGTGGCTGTGGCTTGAAACTCAGAAATTTTATTGTGTAATTAAcaaaccaaccaaccaaaaTCTTATATTAAGAGTCGTAAAAagtcataataaaaatataatagtgtAGTGTATGATTGTATATTATCATCTATCATCTCataaaatttgagcttaaaaaACTCGTgtggggaaaaaaaaaagagaaaaatcagTGATTCATATATAGGTATTATTCACGAATggaatttctctttttttttcttatgtaaGTTATTGCACTACCGGATTTTGATACTTTGCCGTGTGTCCAGGGCACACGGCAAAGCgctaaaaacactcggcaaagtgtttgCCGAGTATAACACTCGGCATAacactgtcggcatacacagtgccggaGTGTTTTATATCGAGCACTCGGTAATcatatttgccgagagccaaatacgacactcggccAAAAAAGCGACCTAACGGCGTCAGGGCCTtaacggcctctttgccgagtgtccgtggaATACACTCGCAAATCACGtcacgtttgccgagtgtattggagggtactcggcaaagtgagTACAGAATAGCGCCGAGATAgcactctttgccgagtgtatacactcggcaaactggcatccaaaatgccagattaAACAGTCTTGCGACACATGtcacgtttgccgagtgtaacactcggcatatccttgtttgccgagtgtaacactcggcaaactgttcTATACCAGACGGccaattgatccataccagattcaaaactgtcgctgcaattcaaaacaatttatatatatctCACAGATTACCACAttcacataaacatcacataaaccgtcgtataaacatcacataaaccgtcgcataaacatcgcaagtgacacaaacatcacaaattgtcgtgacaagatagcaaaatatagtccaaacaaaaagaaaatattgcaggccgtaacggactccacacttgattaccaccttaacctgcatcaatcaaggagtagaaacactaagtaagaagtatgcatttgaaagtaaacagaaatgctaagtatggatatggggttacaaaagtaagttttcaaattgaggagaacaaaccaaagtgaggtggagtaccaatgtgcgaacctccagctccaggcgtattcgatccctctgatggatactgcacaaaggaggagatagttagcacaacactctatggttgtaggaatggcaataatggtgattacaaggttataaactaactcacaggagtgtgtggagcctgtggagcaagtggacgagaaggggttggcatcggtggtggagtttggcccattgcagcataaaggggcgtcatcatcgcataccactgggatcgttctgccgccatcctctcctcgaacgatctctctaattcatgccggagcctcctttcttcatccagctgggcctacagtatgtcatcgcaatctcatcatcgttccaatgcaaagcatgtaaagatcgtggaggatgaatgaaatagaactaacctggatttcgttcatcgcaatccgtgtaggctctGGGCAAGGACGTATACccggacctgagctcgtgctctgagctctaagctgagagagagagggagtggtggccgtatcgagtgtgccgtcgccaatccagaaccggccatgtttcttgcctcctcccgccctcataaccacttccccatcaagatcatgctcgctcggatcaaagtctgggccgtggacctcctttgccatcgatgtgtatccatcTAGGTGAGCCTTGACGTTCTCGTTGCTGTACGCTGaggccgggtcattcgggtcataTGCAACCCCGTGCATTgcctttgacttatgggccaaagcataagccttgaactgggagagaggctgaccatcattttttgccgattgcaacagaaaagcaataacattcataaaggggacgcccgcacagaaattaaggagaactgagcttgggaacaacagatgctattgcatacccatctagccgCAAAACTagtcaggctgaggttgccttgatggtgtggcgcgccaggcattaacaatcgcctttcccggcaagcattgtgactctcctcccactcgggagCGCACCACTTCTCCACGATCACCATCCAGCACGGAAGGTCTCCTGCGCACCACCCCGGAGGTACCTAAATAATCAAGtacatgatatataagaagaagaaattaagtgttagtaatctaaggaataataagctttaatgtactttacctgcaggtactgttCCCAGGTCAGAGATATGGTCCTagcgtctttttttgtcaccttcgctccaaggtgttccgcgtgaaatttgatcacggcctggacgcgcgcctcatagtgcatatccttaacaagcttcttggcagctttgtcgatgacagcagctgccctagcctccaagtccggctcgcatctaaaaaaatcctgcatatagacgcgacggatccagtcattagttaaataatttccatgcgattagtattgactaatgtagtgcgaaagaaacttacccacagctcggccttcacttgctcggctctattgggaaacacccttccctcccggtcacgggcgtccggcgcggctgcatagtgggcccatgtgtatgccggctcggttactccgcccaaagtaaccatgccagggaacttctccttgatcaaaagtccaaggatgccgtttacatggcgtgagtggtcaccctctccaaccctcagccagttcctgcacaagtgtaaaggcaatttattagtatgtgttgaaatattgaagatacaaaggcaaaaaaatagtgagagtagagagagccatttacttctctccatctggtcgAATGAGCGGGCGTCTAGCCATTGGCACCGGTTGCCTCGGGAGGCTAGAAGGACCACGCAGCCACacacgagaagaagtagagctagagctacccccctggtcaacctgctcctcctcatccccagactgagtcgcagccgtaggtataggcgagtcagactcagactcagccgcacctaaaggcgactcagtctcctcctcaacagcaggtatagaaggacctcctccacccctgcctccgcctctcggcCTTCCTGGAGGTCTTCCCCGGGGTCTCTTTCCGGACCCGTCACCTGCATCTGTGGCTTTCCCTGTCGCCTTTTTGTATAGCGACGTCAACTTCCTCATACCGCCCACCATGCTTCAATCACCTCCTATGAGAACGAGTAAACCAATTAGTACGGATGTtacaacttgatgtaaataaatgaagcatactaaaaaaaaacatgctatgagaaagaataaatcatacagttattagaaataaacatacagttattagaaataatcatcatcatcgggatcagctggatcataagtctcatcatcactatcacgtgtgttgaaataatcatcctgatgctcgggaggaggaatgccgtcatcattgtcattgcctaaatgtaaccgctcaagtaattccaagtccctcgcattctcaacctcgtcttcttcatcctcgtcagcaccagtttcattgtctacttccatgccctgagcttccgtcaagtcgatctcaaaattccctgcgaggccatcttcttgaaagaattctccatcatatgtgttggggtctatgttgtaatcttcattgtttgggactggtagtttaccatgtggcggtaccttgtacacaacatcccaacccttaagacgctgaacggttttgcacgggtacgagagataataaacttgcgtggcctgttgagccacaatatagacatcgtctcctggtaagacggttgattgtcgaatttcgactagcccaagattaggggtccgtctcactacttctggatcgaaccaatgacatttgaatatgacgggattcagaggtttgctcccatcaaaattcagttcgtatatttcttcaattcttctgtAGTACTCAGCCCCATCTAAGCCTGGAGTAAAAACTCCggtatttgttgttctacgattgggccgactctgcttgtggcttgctgtgtggaagcgatatccattcacgtcgtaagccttaaatgacctgaccctataggcacaaCCATCAGCAACTTGTCTCAAGTCGGCACTCATAGACTCGCCGGTTGTTCCCTACAAGTTTAAGCGGGATAGCTTGGTGTATTAGTCGCATGTAAGAAATGAAATTAagttaga
The sequence above is drawn from the Phragmites australis chromosome 10, lpPhrAust1.1, whole genome shotgun sequence genome and encodes:
- the LOC133883711 gene encoding uncharacterized protein LOC133883711 isoform X1, whose amino-acid sequence is MAKEVHGPDFDPSEHDLDGEVVMRAGGGKKHGRFWIGDGTLDTATTPSLSQLRAQSTSSGPGIRPCPEPTRIAMNEIQAQLDEERRLRHELERSFEERMAAERSQWYAMMTPLYAAMGQTPPPMPTPSRPLAPQAPHTPYPSEGSNTPGAGGSHIGTPPHFG
- the LOC133883711 gene encoding uncharacterized protein LOC133883711 isoform X2; the protein is MAKEVHGPDFDPSEHDLDGEVVMRAGGGKKHGRFWIGDGTLDTATTPSLSQLRAQSTSSGPGIRPCPEPTRIAMNEIQAQLDEERRLRHELERSFEERMAAERSQWYAMMTPLYAAMGQTPPPMPTPSRPLAPQAPHTPYPSEGSNTPGAGGSHIG